In the genome of Prevotella sp. HUN102, one region contains:
- a CDS encoding DUF4122 family protein, which yields MNMEKYLYLFVKTVCFAYLSWRLWIFLFCRSSALWGRLIAWARLIHSEMAKRRMVNMKKERRKPVMQSQAINGREEEVIGKTKIVYLEDPERRDVEPVRSEPLPASDFIGEDDEISDDEVENSLSARHGSVNDILSEEEKREMMEPVGAEPDADFSEALTYEDMKNVADVLTAQGNVSEENCIRAAKTLYNIRQTDMFGFMTSQIGNMELVENLLRECLDEQGTPLKKRKKMQDAKKTEIFDWNKFV from the coding sequence ATGAATATGGAAAAGTATTTATATCTCTTTGTCAAGACGGTGTGCTTCGCATACCTGTCGTGGCGTTTATGGATTTTCCTGTTTTGCCGTTCCTCCGCCTTATGGGGCAGACTCATCGCATGGGCAAGACTGATACATAGTGAAATGGCAAAAAGGCGAATGGTCAATATGAAAAAAGAAAGGCGGAAGCCTGTGATGCAGTCGCAAGCCATTAATGGCAGGGAGGAAGAGGTGATCGGCAAGACAAAGATCGTTTACCTTGAAGATCCTGAGAGGCGTGATGTCGAACCGGTCCGTAGTGAACCGCTTCCTGCTTCGGATTTTATAGGTGAAGACGATGAAATCTCGGACGATGAGGTGGAGAACAGTCTGTCTGCCAGGCATGGATCTGTCAACGACATTCTTAGTGAGGAGGAAAAAAGGGAAATGATGGAACCTGTCGGCGCGGAGCCTGATGCTGATTTTTCGGAAGCCCTGACCTATGAGGATATGAAAAACGTGGCGGATGTGCTGACGGCACAGGGTAATGTCTCCGAAGAAAACTGTATCAGGGCTGCAAAGACCTTATACAACATCCGGCAAACGGACATGTTTGGTTTTATGACCTCTCAAATCGGCAATATGGAGCTGGTGGAGAATCTGCTCAGGGAATGTCTTGACGAGCAGGGAACGCCACTGAAAAAAAGAAAAAAGATGCAGGATGCAAAGAAAACAGAAATATTTGATTGGAATAAATTTGTTTGA
- a CDS encoding DUF1302 family protein produces the protein MKPFRLFMLLLVPMFSAQASAQVETDTVVVESSIGTSPETVPPEEADDNTLQVQAKGFLDTYHAVRAEGKADLMASRTRARGEVKLEKGAASLFVSLNATYNGVLKDRTRLELREAYLSYAKGNLDLRMGRQIIVWGVADALRVTDCVSPFDYTEFLAQDYDDIRMPVNALRARYTIGPVTIEAVCNPIVDFFVLPTDERNPWAVRLPSAQLPYTIDLESGKPEKRIRNMEFGGRLTANFSGVDFSVSALRTWNKMPALYPVLSDDRRSLRINGEYHRMTMFGADCSLPAGQFVFRAEVADYIGEAQGAVLGKNTARRNVLNTLVGADWYPGGDWNISMQYCHQHTSGNLDGLSVYRNAGLATARIAKEMLHNTLKLSTFAYIDVTNGGIFNRLSASYALNDQMELTAGYDYFHADKGKFAMYAKNSEAWIKMKYSF, from the coding sequence ATGAAACCGTTTAGACTATTCATGCTGCTGCTTGTGCCGATGTTCTCGGCACAGGCATCGGCTCAGGTTGAGACTGACACCGTCGTCGTAGAATCCTCGATAGGCACAAGTCCGGAGACCGTGCCGCCGGAAGAAGCCGACGACAATACCCTGCAAGTGCAGGCAAAGGGATTTCTCGATACCTACCACGCCGTGAGGGCGGAGGGAAAGGCCGATTTGATGGCATCAAGGACCCGTGCACGGGGAGAGGTGAAACTCGAAAAGGGGGCAGCCTCGCTCTTCGTGTCGCTGAACGCCACCTACAACGGCGTGCTGAAAGACCGCACGCGGCTGGAACTGCGCGAGGCATATCTCTCCTATGCGAAGGGAAACCTCGACCTGCGCATGGGGCGGCAGATTATTGTCTGGGGCGTGGCCGACGCACTGCGCGTTACCGACTGCGTGTCGCCGTTCGACTACACCGAGTTTCTCGCACAGGACTACGACGACATCCGCATGCCCGTCAACGCTCTGCGGGCACGGTACACGATTGGCCCGGTCACCATTGAGGCCGTATGCAATCCGATAGTCGATTTCTTCGTGCTGCCGACGGACGAGCGCAATCCGTGGGCCGTGCGGTTGCCGTCAGCACAACTGCCCTATACCATCGACTTGGAAAGCGGAAAACCCGAAAAGCGGATCAGGAACATGGAGTTTGGTGGACGGCTCACGGCAAACTTCAGCGGAGTGGATTTCTCCGTGAGTGCCTTGCGCACATGGAACAAGATGCCTGCCCTTTACCCCGTGCTGTCGGACGACAGACGGTCGCTCCGCATCAACGGCGAGTATCACCGCATGACAATGTTCGGTGCCGACTGCTCGCTCCCCGCCGGTCAGTTCGTCTTTCGTGCTGAAGTTGCCGACTATATAGGTGAGGCGCAGGGGGCGGTTTTAGGAAAGAACACCGCGCGCCGAAACGTCCTCAACACTCTCGTGGGCGCAGACTGGTATCCGGGTGGCGACTGGAACATCAGCATGCAGTATTGCCATCAACACACATCGGGCAACCTTGATGGCCTCTCCGTCTATCGCAACGCCGGACTTGCCACCGCAAGGATCGCAAAGGAAATGCTGCACAACACCTTGAAACTCTCTACCTTCGCCTATATCGACGTTACCAACGGCGGCATCTTCAACCGTCTGTCCGCATCCTATGCCCTCAACGACCAGATGGAACTTACCGCTGGCTACGACTATTTCCATGCCGACAAGGGCAAGTTTGCTATGTATGCGAAGAACTCTGAGGCATGGATAAAAATGAAATATAGTTTTTAA
- the mobB gene encoding conjugal transfer protein MobB gives MVVKINRGVSLYGAIIYNQRKVDEGTARIIHGNRIIADMEADGGNTLRNTLLSFENYLLANRNTEKPILHISLNPTPEDHLTDGEFKTLAEEYMRRMGYGDQPYVVYIHEDIERRHIHIVSTCVKENGEKISDAYEWNRSMKVCRDLEAEFGLQQVADKGKELPEPYLKKADYRAGDVKTQVSNILKSVFSSYGYRSFGEYSALLSCFNIDAKQVKGEFDGKPYRGIIYTVTDGKGTPACTPIKSSLIGERFGYDGIERRIARNLRAFKRNGRKPVAADSIRIAMHGCRHDRDKFARLLAAKGIDVIFRKSGTGRIYGVTFIDHGNREVFNGSRIGKECSANMFERLFNEPTITTDAENRGTAEGNSLSDGMDWGETIEQAFGLFSFEPTGPDHEEEAFARRMQGKKKRKRRSNGIS, from the coding sequence ATGGTGGTAAAGATTAACAGGGGCGTTTCGCTGTATGGAGCAATCATCTACAATCAGAGAAAAGTGGATGAGGGGACGGCCCGCATCATTCATGGTAACCGTATCATCGCGGATATGGAAGCAGACGGCGGGAACACCCTTCGGAACACCCTGCTGTCCTTTGAGAATTACCTGCTTGCCAACAGGAACACCGAGAAGCCGATATTGCACATCTCCCTCAACCCCACGCCCGAAGACCATCTGACGGATGGGGAGTTCAAGACTCTGGCAGAGGAATATATGCGCAGGATGGGATATGGCGACCAACCCTATGTCGTATATATACATGAGGACATCGAGCGGAGGCATATACACATCGTCTCCACCTGCGTAAAGGAAAACGGGGAGAAGATTTCCGATGCCTATGAATGGAACCGCTCAATGAAGGTCTGCCGGGACCTGGAGGCGGAGTTCGGACTGCAGCAGGTGGCGGACAAGGGAAAGGAACTGCCGGAGCCGTATCTTAAAAAAGCGGACTACCGCGCCGGGGATGTCAAGACGCAGGTGTCGAACATCCTGAAAAGCGTGTTCTCCTCCTACGGCTACCGGTCGTTCGGCGAATACAGTGCCCTGCTGTCCTGCTTCAACATCGACGCAAAGCAGGTGAAAGGAGAGTTTGACGGAAAGCCCTATCGGGGTATCATATATACGGTAACTGACGGGAAGGGAACACCGGCCTGTACCCCGATAAAATCCTCACTCATCGGAGAGCGGTTCGGCTATGATGGCATCGAAAGGCGTATCGCCCGTAACCTGCGTGCCTTCAAGCGGAACGGACGGAAACCGGTGGCAGCCGACAGTATAAGGATTGCCATGCACGGCTGCCGGCACGACAGGGATAAGTTCGCAAGACTGCTGGCCGCCAAAGGCATCGACGTAATCTTCCGTAAAAGCGGGACAGGCCGCATATACGGGGTGACATTCATCGACCACGGGAACAGGGAGGTGTTCAACGGTTCACGGATTGGAAAGGAATGCTCCGCCAACATGTTCGAAAGACTGTTCAATGAACCGACCATAACTACGGATGCAGAGAACCGGGGCACGGCTGAGGGAAACAGCCTTTCGGACGGAATGGATTGGGGAGAGACAATAGAACAGGCTTTCGGACTGTTCAGTTTCGAACCGACCGGCCCTGACCACGAGGAAGAGGCCTTTGCGCGGAGGATGCAAGGGAAAAAGAAGAGGAAACGCCGCTCAAACGGCATCTCATAA
- a CDS encoding ParA family protein produces the protein MKKETLFVALSNQKGGVGKSAFTVLLAGYLHYLKDKNVAVVDCDSPQHSLCRMRERDMQAIEQNPHYRQLLVRQWEHIRKKAYPVVGATPDKAREAADELARDGDFDIILVDLPGTMGTQGVFSTIVNMDYVITPIIADRIVMQSSLAFSTTVLDYIRGKSDIPLKDILFFWNRQDRRASTEIFDIYNGIIRQLGLTVLNTVVPETRRYDKELSIKGRSFFRCTLLPPPAGLLKGSGLAELAEEVIAKLKI, from the coding sequence ATGAAAAAAGAAACGTTATTCGTTGCCCTGAGCAACCAGAAGGGAGGCGTGGGAAAGTCTGCCTTCACCGTACTGCTGGCAGGCTACCTGCATTATCTCAAAGACAAGAACGTGGCGGTGGTGGACTGTGATTCCCCGCAGCACAGCCTGTGTCGCATGAGGGAGAGGGACATGCAGGCCATAGAGCAGAATCCACATTACCGGCAACTCCTTGTAAGGCAATGGGAGCATATCAGGAAGAAGGCCTATCCCGTCGTGGGTGCGACGCCCGACAAGGCAAGGGAGGCTGCCGACGAGCTTGCCCGGGACGGTGACTTCGACATTATCCTCGTGGATCTTCCCGGAACGATGGGCACACAGGGGGTGTTCAGCACCATTGTCAACATGGACTACGTCATCACGCCCATCATTGCTGACCGTATCGTGATGCAGAGCAGCCTGGCTTTCTCCACCACGGTACTGGACTATATCAGGGGAAAGAGTGATATTCCCCTGAAGGACATCCTGTTCTTCTGGAACAGGCAGGACCGGCGTGCTTCAACGGAGATATTCGACATCTACAACGGTATCATCAGACAGCTGGGACTGACGGTGCTCAATACTGTCGTGCCGGAAACGAGGCGTTATGACAAGGAGCTTTCCATAAAGGGAAGAAGTTTTTTCCGCTGCACGCTGCTGCCTCCGCCGGCTGGTCTGCTTAAGGGCAGCGGCTTGGCGGAACTGGCGGAAGAGGTGATTGCAAAACTCAAGATATAG
- a CDS encoding leucine-rich repeat domain-containing protein, translating into MKVTRFCTNFAQTVYTLAMVMTINLMLAACSNDDKDEAPPVPDGMVMTTAAPVGEEIQFLFAKDDEPLVKGATEVRREWEHMSLRTYRVVTQTITITGRVTHLECYGIKLTRLDVRGNKHLKTLRCGYNLLTSLNVNGCVQLEYLDCSANQLTLLNASACTRLKAVTCFKNRLTYESVKLPKVGNGTLMFKNTKEGDTQKLTPTQVTELKKKGWKVEQWRWNNEDYPGE; encoded by the coding sequence ATGAAGGTAACAAGATTTTGCACAAACTTTGCACAAACAGTTTACACCCTTGCTATGGTGATGACAATAAACTTGATGCTGGCAGCCTGTTCGAATGATGATAAAGACGAGGCACCGCCCGTTCCGGATGGCATGGTGATGACCACTGCTGCACCGGTGGGCGAAGAGATTCAGTTTCTTTTTGCCAAAGACGATGAACCTTTGGTAAAGGGTGCTACTGAGGTAAGGCGTGAATGGGAGCATATGTCTCTTAGAACGTATAGGGTAGTGACCCAAACCATCACGATTACGGGGAGGGTTACACATCTTGAATGCTACGGAATAAAATTGACCCGCTTGGACGTAAGAGGAAACAAACACCTAAAGACCTTGAGGTGCGGATATAATCTGCTGACTTCCCTGAACGTAAATGGCTGTGTGCAGTTGGAGTATTTGGATTGTTCCGCCAACCAACTGACTTTGCTCAACGCAAGTGCTTGTACGCGGTTGAAAGCCGTTACTTGTTTTAAGAACAGGCTCACCTATGAAAGCGTGAAACTGCCTAAAGTCGGGAATGGTACACTCATGTTCAAGAACACGAAAGAAGGCGACACGCAGAAACTTACACCGACTCAGGTGACTGAACTTAAAAAGAAAGGCTGGAAAGTAGAGCAATGGAGATGGAATAATGAAGACTATCCCGGAGAGTAG
- the mobC gene encoding conjugal transfer protein MobC yields the protein MQQEDDLRGLAKVMEFMRAISIIFVVIHIYWYCYQAFVELNVQFGIFDRILMNFQRTAGLFRSLLLTKVFALIFLALSCLGTKGVKNREMTWERIYAVFLPGLVLFFMNWWLLDLPLPAVTVMALYASVLSAGYILLLMAGVWISRMFRHNLMEDVFNTANESFMQETRLMENEYSVNLPTRFVFQGREWDGWINVVNPFRATIVLGTPGSGKSYAVVNSFIRQQISKGFAVYIYDYKFDDLSVIAYNELLRNTDKYRVRPEFYVINFDDPRRSHRCNPINPRFMSDISDAYESAYTIMLNLNKTWIQKQGDFFVESPIILLAAIIWYLRIYRDGEYCTFPHAIEFLNKPYADIFTILTSYPSLENYLSPFMDAWQGGAQDQLQGQIASAKIPLSRMISPQLYWVMTGDDFTLDLNNPEHPKVLCVGNNPDRQNIYSAALGLYNSRIVKLVNKKGQLKSSIIIDELPTIYFRGIDNLIATARSNKVAVCLGFQDFSQLARDYGDKEAKVIQNTVGNVFSGQVVGETAKNLSERFGKILQQRQSLSINRQDTSTSINTQLDSLIPASKIANLSQGTFVGSVADNFGEEIDQKIFHSRIIVDTQKVSDEMRAYRKIPVINEFRDEDGNDIMQQQIERNYSRIKKDVLRIIEDEMERIKNDPDLAHLIPKEDKQEE from the coding sequence ATGCAACAGGAAGATGACTTACGGGGATTGGCAAAGGTCATGGAGTTCATGCGTGCCATCTCTATTATATTCGTAGTGATTCACATTTACTGGTACTGCTATCAGGCTTTTGTGGAACTGAACGTTCAGTTCGGCATCTTTGACAGGATACTGATGAATTTCCAGCGGACCGCAGGGCTGTTCAGGAGCCTGCTCCTTACGAAGGTGTTCGCCCTGATATTCCTCGCCCTGTCCTGCCTGGGGACCAAAGGTGTGAAGAACCGGGAGATGACTTGGGAGAGGATATACGCCGTCTTTCTTCCGGGCCTCGTGCTGTTCTTCATGAACTGGTGGCTGCTTGACCTGCCGCTGCCTGCCGTTACCGTCATGGCACTGTATGCCTCCGTTCTGTCGGCCGGATACATTCTCCTGCTGATGGCGGGCGTCTGGATCAGCCGCATGTTCAGGCATAACCTGATGGAAGACGTGTTCAACACTGCCAACGAGAGTTTCATGCAGGAAACGCGCCTCATGGAGAACGAATACTCCGTAAACCTGCCGACACGCTTCGTCTTTCAGGGCCGGGAGTGGGACGGCTGGATCAATGTGGTAAACCCGTTCCGCGCCACCATCGTGCTCGGCACGCCGGGTTCGGGAAAGAGCTATGCGGTGGTGAACAGCTTCATCAGGCAGCAGATATCCAAGGGATTTGCCGTGTATATCTACGACTATAAGTTCGACGACCTCTCGGTCATCGCCTATAACGAGTTGCTTAGGAACACGGACAAATACAGGGTAAGGCCTGAGTTCTACGTCATCAACTTCGACGACCCGAGACGATCGCACCGCTGCAATCCCATCAATCCCAGGTTCATGTCGGACATCAGCGACGCCTATGAGTCGGCATATACCATCATGCTCAACCTGAACAAGACATGGATACAGAAACAGGGAGATTTTTTCGTGGAGTCGCCGATTATCCTGCTGGCGGCCATCATCTGGTATCTGAGGATATACAGGGACGGGGAATACTGCACCTTCCCCCACGCCATCGAGTTCCTCAACAAGCCGTATGCCGACATCTTCACGATTCTCACCTCCTATCCCTCGTTGGAGAACTACCTCTCCCCGTTTATGGACGCATGGCAGGGCGGCGCGCAGGACCAGCTGCAGGGACAGATAGCATCGGCAAAGATTCCGCTTTCCCGTATGATTTCGCCGCAGCTCTACTGGGTGATGACGGGAGACGACTTCACGCTTGACCTGAACAATCCCGAACATCCGAAAGTCCTGTGCGTGGGCAACAATCCCGACCGCCAGAACATCTACTCCGCGGCGCTGGGGCTGTACAACAGCAGGATCGTGAAGCTCGTGAACAAGAAAGGACAGCTGAAGAGCTCCATCATCATAGACGAGCTTCCCACCATCTACTTCAGGGGCATAGACAATCTGATAGCCACGGCACGAAGCAACAAGGTGGCGGTGTGCTTGGGCTTTCAGGACTTCTCGCAGCTGGCAAGGGACTATGGGGACAAGGAGGCGAAGGTCATACAGAACACGGTAGGCAATGTGTTCAGCGGGCAGGTGGTGGGAGAAACCGCCAAGAACCTTTCCGAACGCTTTGGCAAAATCCTCCAGCAACGGCAGTCGCTTTCCATCAACCGGCAGGATACGTCAACATCCATCAACACGCAGCTTGACTCCCTTATTCCGGCCTCCAAGATAGCAAACCTCTCACAGGGAACGTTCGTCGGCAGTGTGGCCGACAATTTCGGTGAGGAGATAGACCAGAAGATATTCCACTCCAGAATTATCGTGGATACCCAAAAGGTTTCCGATGAGATGAGGGCATACAGGAAGATTCCGGTTATTAATGAGTTCAGGGATGAAGACGGGAATGACATCATGCAGCAGCAGATAGAACGCAATTACAGCAGAATCAAGAAAGATGTGCTGAGGATAATAGAGGATGAAATGGAGCGTATCAAGAACGATCCGGACTTGGCTCACCTGATTCCCAAGGAGGACAAACAGGAAGAATGA
- the mobA gene encoding conjugal transfer protein MobA — MTEKNGNDRKHKAGRKRKSDPAVFRYGIKLNAEEKGRFEALFQKSGMTQRARFIKTVLLERELKVVRIDKATMDYYIRLTNFYHQFQAVGNNYNQTVKAVKKNFGDKRAFVLLRKLEKATLELVMLSRQVVSLTQEYRNRYLDHTENGK, encoded by the coding sequence ATGACAGAGAAAAACGGCAATGACAGGAAACATAAGGCCGGACGCAAGCGCAAGTCCGACCCTGCCGTATTCCGATACGGCATCAAACTGAATGCGGAGGAGAAAGGGAGGTTTGAGGCACTTTTCCAGAAATCGGGCATGACGCAAAGGGCAAGGTTCATCAAGACCGTGCTGCTTGAAAGGGAACTGAAGGTAGTGAGGATAGACAAGGCCACGATGGACTATTACATCCGATTGACTAATTTCTATCATCAGTTCCAGGCAGTAGGCAACAACTACAACCAGACGGTAAAGGCCGTGAAGAAGAACTTCGGGGACAAGCGTGCGTTCGTACTGCTTCGCAAACTTGAAAAGGCTACTCTCGAACTGGTCATGCTGAGCAGGCAGGTCGTCTCGCTTACGCAGGAATACAGGAACAGATACTTGGACCACACAGAAAATGGTAAATAA
- a CDS encoding DUF3408 domain-containing protein codes for MARKKIEVNEEVLKEIMTGDLPVFGKEQPVRETVRERREADSSESREKENEAVNNPKADAAQAANEGSGNKVRYTEREYRERFLAAGNITQRSQTYVSRENYERIRRFLPVIAPDASISGYVNNVLTRHLEECRELVNELYNREISKPL; via the coding sequence ATGGCAAGGAAAAAGATAGAGGTAAACGAGGAGGTCCTGAAGGAAATCATGACAGGCGACCTGCCCGTCTTTGGCAAGGAGCAGCCTGTAAGGGAGACTGTACGGGAAAGACGGGAGGCAGACTCCTCTGAATCCCGGGAAAAAGAGAACGAGGCCGTAAACAATCCAAAGGCTGATGCTGCTCAGGCAGCCAATGAGGGAAGTGGAAATAAAGTCCGATATACAGAGAGGGAATACAGGGAACGTTTTCTTGCGGCAGGAAATATCACCCAGCGCAGCCAGACCTATGTCAGCCGTGAGAATTATGAGCGTATAAGACGTTTCCTGCCGGTAATAGCTCCCGATGCCAGCATATCAGGGTATGTCAACAATGTACTGACACGCCATCTGGAAGAGTGCCGGGAACTGGTCAATGAATTGTATAACCGTGAAATATCAAAACCTTTATGA
- a CDS encoding ATP-binding protein: MMKRKIYQTLLEWKDRRQGETALMIEGARRVGKSYIVEEFARREYESYIIVDFNHIDAETMDIFEQYLPQLDRFFQLLQLKTGVRLTERRSLIVFDEVQLYPKARAAIKYLVKDGRYDYIETGSLVSIRKNSKGIVIPSEEHTVQMHPMDFEEFLWAMGEEMLAPYIRDCFERKAPMGPIHRKAMEWLRLYMIVGGMPQAVAKYAATKDFDSVDETKRDILTLYRNDIHQYADNDEIKVVSIFDGIPGQLQRHEKKFRLSSISTSARMREYESAFVWLSEAKIVNCCFNTTEPSIGLRLNDERTTLKCYMADTGLLVSHAFDERGIVAQEIYTKLLLGKLEINRGMLVENLVAQMLRSSGHNLYFFSQSDNENAENRMEIDFLIAKSRITSKHNISPIEVKSGKGYTLTSLRKCMRKYGNYLATPYVLHDGDIKAEDGIVYLPLYMTGLL; encoded by the coding sequence ATGATGAAGCGTAAGATATACCAGACTCTCCTTGAATGGAAGGACAGGAGACAGGGTGAGACGGCACTGATGATAGAAGGTGCGCGCCGTGTGGGGAAAAGCTATATCGTCGAGGAATTTGCAAGAAGGGAATATGAATCGTACATCATCGTCGATTTCAACCATATAGATGCGGAGACGATGGACATATTCGAGCAGTACCTCCCGCAGCTTGACCGGTTTTTCCAACTGCTTCAGCTGAAGACGGGCGTCAGGCTGACGGAGCGCAGGTCGCTCATCGTCTTTGACGAGGTGCAGCTCTATCCCAAGGCGCGCGCCGCCATCAAGTACCTTGTCAAGGACGGCCGCTATGACTACATAGAGACCGGCTCGCTGGTGAGTATCAGGAAGAACTCAAAGGGGATTGTCATACCCAGCGAGGAACACACCGTACAGATGCACCCGATGGACTTCGAGGAGTTCCTGTGGGCAATGGGCGAGGAAATGCTGGCGCCATACATAAGGGATTGCTTTGAGAGGAAAGCCCCGATGGGGCCCATCCACCGCAAGGCGATGGAATGGCTGCGTCTGTACATGATTGTGGGGGGAATGCCGCAGGCGGTGGCAAAGTATGCCGCTACAAAGGATTTCGACTCGGTGGACGAGACCAAGCGCGACATACTGACGCTTTACCGGAACGACATTCACCAGTATGCCGACAATGACGAGATAAAGGTGGTGTCCATCTTTGACGGGATTCCGGGACAGCTGCAGCGGCATGAGAAGAAGTTCAGGCTTTCCTCCATATCCACGTCCGCGCGCATGAGGGAATACGAGTCGGCGTTCGTGTGGCTGAGCGAGGCAAAGATCGTGAACTGCTGCTTCAACACCACCGAGCCGAGCATCGGCCTGCGGCTCAACGACGAGCGCACCACGCTCAAGTGCTACATGGCGGACACGGGGCTTCTCGTCAGCCACGCCTTTGACGAGCGCGGCATCGTAGCACAGGAGATATACACCAAACTGCTGCTGGGCAAGCTTGAAATCAACAGGGGCATGCTCGTTGAAAATTTAGTTGCACAGATGCTCCGTTCAAGCGGGCACAACCTGTATTTCTTCTCGCAGTCGGACAATGAGAATGCGGAGAACCGCATGGAGATAGATTTTCTCATAGCCAAGTCAAGGATTACAAGCAAGCACAACATTTCCCCCATAGAGGTGAAGTCGGGCAAGGGCTATACGCTGACCTCCCTGCGCAAGTGCATGAGGAAATACGGCAATTACCTTGCCACTCCCTATGTTCTCCATGACGGCGACATTAAAGCGGAAGACGGCATCGTCTACCTTCCTCTATATATGACAGGCTTGCTTTAA
- a CDS encoding DUF3945 domain-containing protein, which produces MAKQSIRAETPSKPVTENEQLSDIVFILDKMELILRAVSKLDRNGRYETVPADAKHGNSFLKVDRYADIFENFFKNFWSQVRDPARFGILSVRDRHLKKPEVRQAIEDLANGRKTDAVEDFLKKYEVTPKNKEKEQSTKPKTEEEMAKKNPEPQTQAQTAAATTASPLRYNESMINWEELKNFGLSREYLQERGLLEQMLKSYKTSKTVSISMNFGAAVLRADARLSFQQSANGPVVLGIHGIRAKPDLDRPFFGHIFSEEDKENLLEKGNMGRVVELKTRNGEYVPSFISLDRLTNEVVAMKAENAYIPDEIKKVKLTEQEKNDLKEGKAVYIEGMTANSGKEFNAYIQFSAERRGIEYIFENDRLFNRQELGGVKLTDQQVADLNAGKAIFVEDMKRTDGEYFSAFVKLDEASGRPAYTRYNPDSPEGDREIYIPKEINGVPLTAEDRQDLREGKVIFLKDMVTRKGEEFSSFIKADLETGRLSYSRTPDGFEQRENFKIPAEIWGVTLSATQRAGLQDGKAVLVEGMKGFDGKTFAQYVKVNPYQGKLDYYNENPDRNKNASQRNVVAEAQKKAQEQKKEPKKSRGKKVS; this is translated from the coding sequence ATGGCAAAGCAAAGCATCAGGGCGGAAACACCCTCAAAACCGGTAACGGAGAACGAGCAGTTGAGTGACATCGTGTTCATACTCGACAAGATGGAACTTATACTCCGGGCAGTCTCAAAACTCGACAGGAACGGCAGGTATGAGACCGTACCCGCCGACGCGAAACACGGGAACTCCTTTCTGAAAGTGGACCGTTATGCGGACATCTTCGAGAATTTCTTCAAGAACTTCTGGAGCCAGGTCAGGGACCCGGCACGCTTCGGCATCCTCTCCGTCAGGGACAGGCACCTGAAAAAGCCGGAAGTCCGGCAGGCCATAGAGGACCTTGCCAACGGCCGGAAGACCGATGCCGTGGAAGATTTCCTGAAGAAATACGAGGTAACCCCAAAAAACAAGGAAAAGGAACAAAGTACAAAACCAAAAACAGAAGAAGAAATGGCAAAGAAAAATCCAGAACCACAGACACAGGCGCAGACAGCGGCCGCCACTACGGCATCCCCGCTGCGCTACAACGAATCGATGATCAACTGGGAGGAGCTCAAGAACTTCGGCCTCTCGCGCGAGTACCTGCAGGAGAGGGGGCTGCTGGAGCAGATGCTCAAAAGCTATAAGACCAGCAAGACAGTCTCCATCTCCATGAATTTCGGGGCTGCCGTGCTACGTGCCGATGCCCGCCTCTCGTTCCAGCAGTCCGCCAACGGCCCCGTCGTGCTCGGAATACACGGCATACGCGCCAAACCCGACCTCGACCGCCCCTTCTTCGGGCACATCTTCTCGGAAGAGGACAAGGAGAACCTGCTTGAAAAGGGCAACATGGGACGCGTGGTGGAGCTCAAGACCCGCAACGGGGAATACGTCCCCTCCTTCATCAGCCTTGACAGGCTCACCAACGAGGTGGTGGCGATGAAGGCCGAGAATGCCTACATTCCCGATGAAATCAAGAAGGTGAAACTCACCGAGCAGGAGAAGAACGACCTGAAGGAGGGCAAGGCCGTCTACATCGAGGGCATGACGGCCAATTCCGGCAAGGAGTTCAACGCCTATATCCAGTTCAGCGCGGAACGGAGGGGCATAGAATACATCTTCGAGAACGACCGCCTGTTCAACCGCCAGGAACTCGGAGGCGTGAAGCTCACCGACCAGCAGGTGGCGGACCTGAATGCCGGGAAAGCCATCTTCGTGGAGGACATGAAGCGCACCGACGGCGAGTATTTCTCGGCATTCGTCAAGCTCGACGAGGCGAGCGGGCGTCCCGCCTATACGAGATACAACCCCGACTCTCCGGAGGGCGACAGGGAAATCTACATCCCCAAGGAGATCAACGGCGTTCCGCTCACCGCGGAGGACCGCCAGGACCTGCGTGAGGGCAAGGTCATCTTCCTCAAGGACATGGTCACCCGCAAGGGCGAGGAATTCTCATCCTTCATCAAGGCAGACCTGGAGACGGGCCGTCTCAGCTACTCGCGCACGCCCGACGGCTTCGAGCAGCGTGAGAACTTCAAGATCCCGGCAGAAATATGGGGCGTCACCCTCTCCGCCACCCAGAGGGCGGGGCTGCAGGACGGCAAGGCCGTGCTGGTAGAGGGTATGAAAGGATTTGACGGAAAGACCTTCGCGCAGTACGTCAAGGTGAATCCCTACCAGGGCAAGCTCGACTACTACAACGAGAATCCGGACCGCAACAAGAACGCCTCCCAGCGCAATGTGGTGGCGGAGGCGCAGAAGAAGGCACAGGAGCAGAAGAAAGAGCCCAAGAAGTCAAGGGGAAAGAAAGTCTCATGA